A window of Desulfocurvibacter africanus subsp. africanus DSM 2603 contains these coding sequences:
- a CDS encoding class I SAM-dependent methyltransferase → MSPDAKRHNANNAGVRGNDSPGRRRPSSPSSQAPIISACRAPNRPLDLAELERPDYRDIVREMERMTAREDVSYLHPSKRWEYPWALEQAGLRPGDRVLDAGCGGSIFPAYLAAQGMSVAAVDLNPPAGLAALHGLNYLSIQGNLACLPFAEGVFQAVFCISVIEHFPASGIALAMAELRRVLRPDGRLLLTTDYARDASEEMWHEGPGRSFRVDWNVFDRDSLSRHILNAEGFRIEGGVDLEVDWELVRPAMSRFHGYPYTSVGLILVRV, encoded by the coding sequence ATGTCGCCTGATGCCAAACGGCATAACGCTAACAATGCGGGGGTCCGGGGGAATGATTCCCCCGGCCGCCGGAGGCCCTCTTCGCCCTCCTCACAAGCTCCCATTATATCTGCCTGCCGCGCCCCCAACCGGCCTCTGGATCTGGCCGAGCTGGAGCGGCCCGACTACCGGGACATCGTGCGCGAGATGGAGCGCATGACTGCCCGCGAGGATGTGTCCTACCTGCACCCGAGCAAGCGCTGGGAGTATCCCTGGGCCCTGGAGCAGGCGGGCTTGCGGCCCGGCGACCGTGTGCTGGACGCGGGCTGCGGCGGGTCCATCTTTCCGGCCTATCTGGCCGCGCAAGGCATGTCGGTGGCGGCCGTGGACCTGAACCCTCCGGCTGGGCTCGCGGCGCTTCACGGGCTTAACTATTTGAGCATCCAGGGAAACCTGGCTTGTCTCCCGTTCGCCGAGGGTGTATTTCAAGCCGTATTTTGCATTTCGGTCATCGAGCATTTTCCGGCGTCCGGCATTGCTCTGGCAATGGCCGAATTGCGCCGCGTGCTCAGGCCCGACGGCCGGTTGCTGTTGACCACGGACTACGCCCGCGACGCATCCGAAGAGATGTGGCACGAGGGGCCGGGCCGCTCCTTCCGGGTCGATTGGAACGTGTTCGACCGGGATTCCCTGAGTCGGCACATCCTTAACGCCGAGGGTTTCCGCATCGAGGGCGGCGTGGATCTGGAGGTTGACTGGGAGCTGGTCAGGCCGGCCATGAGCCGCTTTCATGGCTACCCGTATACCTCCGTGGGCCTGATCCTGGTGCGCGTTTGA
- a CDS encoding glycosyltransferase family 9 protein, producing the protein MDFSSLRRILVCLRYGIGDVVMETPALRALRRASPRAHITALGAAPATALVARNQGVDEVVAVQGFGLRHWGDYGDAVATTEVERWLDERNFDAVLDVSHAVTCVRLALWRRGGLFLDSGEGALPAILARNGSGQDAVIEDIRRGWGLELNPANPPSLALEQDEREDATLILRGLGLADDRQVVAVSAVASSPLKRWPEERLARVADMVADELGRPVLILAGPEAGDAQHVLASMRRQDRVRLANCLPLRITAAVLARCRALVCNDTGLLHMAAAVGTPALAVFGPTDPRIYLPRHAGCVAVEPDVACPLRRRNTFGPPACIATGRCLYSDLAGPGGCVTHVSTEAVMAACRRVNEAAQDKKEEHVA; encoded by the coding sequence ATGGATTTTTCCAGCTTGCGACGCATCCTGGTCTGCCTGCGCTACGGCATCGGCGACGTGGTCATGGAGACGCCTGCCCTGCGGGCTCTGCGCCGCGCATCCCCGCGAGCGCACATAACGGCTTTGGGGGCCGCCCCGGCCACGGCGCTGGTGGCGCGCAACCAAGGCGTTGACGAGGTCGTGGCCGTGCAGGGCTTCGGCCTGCGGCATTGGGGTGATTATGGCGATGCGGTGGCCACGACCGAGGTGGAACGCTGGCTGGATGAGCGGAATTTCGACGCGGTGCTGGACGTGTCCCATGCCGTGACCTGCGTACGCCTGGCCTTGTGGCGGCGGGGAGGGCTGTTCCTGGATTCGGGAGAAGGCGCGCTGCCTGCTATTCTGGCCCGGAACGGCAGCGGCCAGGATGCCGTGATCGAGGACATTCGCCGTGGCTGGGGACTTGAGCTGAACCCCGCCAACCCGCCAAGCTTGGCGCTGGAGCAGGATGAGCGCGAGGACGCGACACTGATCCTGCGCGGGCTGGGCTTGGCGGATGATCGTCAGGTCGTGGCCGTGTCAGCCGTGGCTTCCTCGCCGCTCAAGCGTTGGCCCGAAGAGCGATTGGCCAGGGTCGCCGACATGGTGGCGGACGAACTGGGCCGTCCTGTGCTCATTCTCGCCGGTCCGGAAGCCGGGGACGCGCAACACGTTCTCGCCTCCATGCGCCGCCAGGACAGGGTGCGCCTGGCTAACTGTCTGCCGCTGCGGATTACGGCAGCCGTTCTGGCCCGCTGCCGGGCGCTTGTTTGCAACGATACCGGCCTCCTGCACATGGCCGCGGCAGTGGGCACGCCGGCCTTGGCCGTGTTCGGCCCCACGGACCCGCGCATCTACCTGCCGCGCCACGCAGGCTGCGTGGCTGTCGAGCCGGACGTGGCTTGCCCCCTGCGCCGGCGGAATACCTTCGGCCCGCCCGCGTGCATTGCCACCGGTCGTTGCCTGTATTCCGACCTGGCCGGGCCGGGCGGCTGCGTAACCCATGTATCGACCGAGGCGGTCATGGCTGCTTGCAGACGCGTGAACGAGGCTGCCCAGGACAAAAAGGAAGAACATGTCGCCTGA
- a CDS encoding TIGR04290 family methyltransferase yields the protein MAQTAGLSLADAARSMQPWFHNLHLPDGTQTAPDHFLGDFPAYKWQELAPLLPQDMTGWTVLDIGCNAGFYSFELARRGARVTAIDSNAHYLSQAAWAARVYGLAERIEFRRMQVYELARMAGTCDLVLFLGVFYHLRYPLLALDIVREKVGRLLAFQTLIMPGPEQGPEVRDLPFAQRAELVSEAWPRMAFVEHSMAGDPTNWWVPNPSCVEAVLRTRALKVVARPGTEVWLCEPDPEGESRRGLGFEEEFAAALGRAAPGGG from the coding sequence ATGGCCCAAACCGCTGGACTCAGCCTGGCCGACGCGGCCAGAAGCATGCAGCCCTGGTTCCACAACCTGCACCTGCCGGACGGCACACAGACCGCGCCCGACCATTTTCTGGGCGATTTTCCGGCCTACAAGTGGCAGGAGCTGGCCCCGCTGCTGCCCCAGGACATGACGGGCTGGACCGTCCTGGACATCGGCTGCAACGCGGGCTTCTACAGTTTCGAGCTGGCTCGGCGCGGAGCGCGGGTCACGGCCATCGACTCCAACGCGCACTATCTGTCCCAGGCCGCCTGGGCCGCCAGGGTTTACGGCCTGGCCGAGCGCATCGAATTCCGGCGCATGCAGGTTTACGAGCTGGCCCGCATGGCCGGGACCTGCGACCTGGTGCTGTTCCTGGGCGTATTCTACCACCTGCGCTATCCCCTGCTGGCCCTGGATATCGTGCGCGAGAAGGTCGGCCGGCTGCTGGCCTTCCAGACCCTGATCATGCCCGGCCCGGAGCAGGGGCCGGAGGTGCGCGACCTGCCTTTCGCCCAGCGGGCTGAACTGGTTTCCGAAGCTTGGCCGCGCATGGCCTTCGTGGAGCACTCCATGGCCGGCGACCCAACCAACTGGTGGGTGCCGAATCCGTCCTGCGTGGAAGCCGTCTTGCGCACGCGCGCCCTCAAGGTCGTCGCCCGGCCTGGCACGGAAGTCTGGCTCTGCGAACCCGACCCAGAGGGCGAGTCGCGCCGCGGCCTGGGTTTCGAGGAGGAGTTCGCGGCCGCCCTGGGCCGCGCGGCTCCGGGGGGCGGGTAG
- a CDS encoding histidine phosphatase family protein, with product MSMFLLVRHGHADNVGKAINGRSPSVELTERGRREAREVAERLRGVGLSAVLSSPLERARQTAAPLAEAVGVRVDVRQELNELDYGQWTGKSYAELEGDPRWKAFNSFRSGTRIPGGETMLEVQARVAGLMLALREEYHGSRVALVSHADTIRAALMHFLGLPLDFVLRVVLEPASVSVLALEEWGAELRCLNHTGALPVL from the coding sequence ATGAGTATGTTCCTGCTGGTGCGCCATGGCCATGCCGACAATGTGGGCAAGGCGATCAACGGCCGCAGTCCGAGCGTGGAGCTGACCGAGCGGGGCCGGCGCGAGGCGCGGGAAGTGGCCGAACGCTTGCGCGGCGTCGGGCTGTCCGCCGTGCTGTCGAGCCCTCTGGAGCGCGCCCGGCAGACCGCTGCGCCCTTGGCCGAGGCCGTCGGGGTGCGAGTGGATGTTCGGCAGGAGTTGAACGAGCTGGATTACGGGCAGTGGACGGGCAAGAGCTACGCGGAACTGGAAGGCGATCCGCGCTGGAAGGCCTTCAACAGCTTCCGCAGCGGCACGCGCATTCCAGGCGGCGAGACCATGCTGGAGGTCCAGGCGCGCGTGGCTGGGCTCATGCTGGCCTTGCGCGAGGAATATCACGGAAGCCGGGTGGCCCTGGTCAGCCATGCCGACACTATTCGCGCGGCGCTCATGCATTTCCTGGGGTTGCCTCTGGATTTCGTGTTGCGCGTGGTCCTGGAGCCAGCCTCGGTGAGCGTGCTGGCCCTGGAGGAGTGGGGCGCGGAGTTGCGTTGCCTGAACCACACGGGGGCCTTGCCGGTTCTGTGA
- a CDS encoding glycosyl hydrolase — protein sequence MVEAVKIWNEPNNLSHWDFLMDPEWREFSDMALLASQAMRDARPGLTQVLGGISPIDPQFLRRLAGFGVLDAVDAVAVHGFPLDWNHWMIDEWPDKVREVAELTGKPVWVTEVGVSTFGAYEVQSFGLKRTAELLRGKAERIFWYSLFDLPPTWEATTRHKESEGSSYYRHFHMGLIRADGRPKPALEHFDPELGIAQWFHFEDHRLELAVEWLRKIGVRRLRTGISWADWHRPEAVRWFDRQMEALEEFEVTVTLCFTPPSRGKRPCHTSPPLDPGEFAYFAAQVVDRYVPAGAGAVKRFA from the coding sequence ATGGTTGAAGCGGTCAAGATCTGGAACGAGCCCAACAACCTCTCGCACTGGGATTTCCTCATGGACCCGGAGTGGCGGGAGTTTTCGGACATGGCGCTGCTGGCCTCGCAAGCCATGCGCGACGCGCGCCCTGGGCTGACCCAGGTTCTGGGTGGCATCTCGCCCATCGATCCGCAGTTTCTGCGCAGGCTGGCCGGCTTCGGCGTGCTGGACGCGGTAGACGCCGTGGCCGTGCATGGTTTTCCCTTGGACTGGAACCACTGGATGATCGACGAGTGGCCGGACAAGGTGCGCGAGGTGGCCGAGCTGACCGGAAAGCCGGTGTGGGTCACGGAAGTGGGCGTGTCCACATTTGGAGCCTACGAGGTGCAGTCCTTCGGCCTCAAGCGCACGGCCGAGCTGCTGCGCGGCAAGGCCGAGCGGATCTTCTGGTACAGCCTGTTCGACCTGCCGCCCACCTGGGAGGCCACCACGCGCCACAAGGAGAGCGAGGGCAGCTCCTACTACCGCCACTTCCACATGGGTCTCATCCGCGCCGACGGCAGGCCAAAGCCGGCGCTGGAGCATTTTGATCCCGAACTGGGCATCGCCCAGTGGTTCCACTTCGAGGACCACCGCCTGGAGCTGGCCGTGGAGTGGCTGCGCAAGATAGGCGTGCGCCGGCTGCGCACGGGCATCAGCTGGGCCGATTGGCACAGGCCCGAGGCTGTGCGCTGGTTCGACCGTCAGATGGAGGCCCTGGAGGAGTTCGAGGTCACGGTTACGCTCTGCTTCACTCCGCCCTCGCGGGGCAAGCGGCCCTGCCACACTAGCCCGCCCTTGGACCCGGGCGAGTTTGCCTATTTCGCGGCCCAGGTCGTGGACCGCTACGTGCCGGCCGGTGCCGGGGCCGTGAAGAGGTTCGCATGA
- a CDS encoding CgeB family protein, translating to MRVAIFGLSITSSWGNGHAVTYRGLVRALAARGHRVLFLERDVPWYAENRDLPSPPFCETVLYKRIKDLSPRHVQAVREADLVIVGSYVPRGVQVGRFVLDTASGVRAFYDIDTPVTLAALARGECAYLEPSLIPAYDLYLSFTGGPTLTRLEKEFGSPMARPLYCSVDPRNYYPVRRAPQWDLGYLGTYCPTRQPVLSRLMLEPAQSLSDKHFVVAGPQYPANIAWPGNVARVEHLPPPEHPGFYAAQRFTLNLTRADMVAAGWSPSIRLFEAGACGTPVISDWWAGLDDFFRPDEEIIVAASSQDVADCMTHMSEPERGSLARAARARVLESHTADARARELVAYAEEAAGHGGEQRWSA from the coding sequence ATGCGCGTAGCCATTTTCGGGTTGTCCATCACCTCTTCCTGGGGCAACGGCCATGCCGTGACCTATCGCGGCCTGGTGCGCGCCCTGGCCGCGCGCGGCCATCGCGTGCTGTTCCTGGAGCGCGACGTGCCCTGGTATGCCGAGAACCGCGACCTGCCCTCGCCGCCCTTCTGCGAGACAGTGCTCTACAAGCGCATCAAGGATCTTTCCCCACGCCATGTGCAGGCCGTGCGCGAGGCCGACTTGGTCATCGTGGGCTCCTATGTGCCCCGAGGCGTGCAGGTGGGCCGCTTCGTGCTCGACACGGCGAGCGGCGTGCGGGCCTTCTACGACATCGACACGCCCGTGACGCTGGCGGCTTTGGCGCGCGGCGAGTGCGCCTACCTGGAGCCGTCGCTCATCCCGGCCTACGACCTGTACCTTTCCTTCACCGGCGGGCCGACGCTCACGCGCCTGGAGAAGGAGTTCGGCTCGCCCATGGCCCGGCCCCTGTACTGCAGCGTGGACCCGCGCAACTACTACCCCGTGCGCCGCGCCCCGCAGTGGGACCTGGGCTACCTGGGCACCTACTGCCCCACGCGCCAGCCGGTTCTCTCGCGGCTCATGCTGGAGCCGGCGCAGAGCTTGTCCGACAAGCATTTCGTGGTGGCCGGACCGCAGTACCCGGCGAATATCGCCTGGCCGGGCAACGTGGCGCGCGTGGAACATCTGCCGCCGCCCGAGCATCCCGGCTTCTATGCGGCCCAACGCTTCACGCTCAACCTGACCCGCGCGGATATGGTTGCGGCAGGCTGGTCGCCGAGCATACGTCTGTTCGAGGCCGGGGCCTGCGGCACGCCTGTGATCAGCGACTGGTGGGCTGGGCTGGACGACTTCTTCCGGCCCGACGAGGAAATCATCGTGGCCGCATCCAGCCAGGATGTGGCCGATTGCATGACGCACATGAGCGAGCCCGAGCGCGGAAGCCTGGCCCGGGCCGCCAGAGCCAGGGTTTTGGAGTCGCACACGGCGGACGCGCGTGCGCGGGAACTCGTGGCGTATGCCGAAGAGGCTGCCGGCCATGGCGGCGAGCAGCGCTGGAGCGCGTAA
- a CDS encoding CgeB family protein — protein MNMAFFGSSLVSAYWNGAATYYRGLIRELHSLGWRVTFYEPDAYGRQQHRDMDDPHWVKVVVYPPTQDGVDACLEQAAGADVVVKASGVGIFDEYLEREVLRLQSPSTLVTYWDVDAPATLARIDADPADPMRANLPRYDLVLTYGGGRPVVQAFEKFGARLCVPIYNGFSPETHHPVGCRARFRADLSFLGNRLPDREARVEEFFLKAAERLPSRSFLLGGNGWDGKPMPGNVRWLGHVYTADHNALNCSTLAVLNINRESMALNGWSPATRVFEAAAAGACVITDAFTGVGDFFEPGREILVAGSGEEVAEVLADLSPRKARVIGLAALARAMDQHTYARRARGLDWLLRGEITDREAVQCA, from the coding sequence ATGAATATGGCATTCTTCGGTTCGAGCCTCGTGTCCGCCTACTGGAACGGGGCCGCGACATATTACCGCGGGCTCATCCGCGAGCTGCACTCCCTGGGCTGGCGCGTGACCTTCTACGAGCCCGATGCCTACGGCCGTCAGCAGCACCGCGACATGGACGACCCGCACTGGGTGAAGGTGGTGGTCTATCCGCCGACGCAGGACGGCGTGGACGCCTGCCTGGAGCAGGCCGCCGGAGCCGACGTGGTGGTCAAGGCCAGCGGCGTGGGCATATTCGACGAGTACCTGGAGCGCGAGGTGCTGCGGCTGCAGTCCCCGTCCACCCTGGTGACCTACTGGGACGTGGATGCTCCGGCCACGCTGGCGCGAATCGACGCCGATCCGGCCGACCCCATGCGCGCCAACCTGCCGCGCTACGACCTGGTGCTGACCTACGGGGGCGGCCGACCCGTGGTGCAGGCCTTTGAAAAGTTCGGCGCACGGCTGTGCGTGCCGATCTACAATGGATTCTCGCCCGAGACGCACCATCCCGTGGGCTGCAGGGCACGCTTCCGGGCCGATCTGAGCTTTCTGGGCAACCGGCTGCCCGACCGCGAGGCCAGGGTGGAGGAGTTCTTCCTCAAGGCCGCCGAGCGCCTGCCGAGCCGGAGCTTCCTGCTGGGCGGCAACGGCTGGGACGGCAAGCCGATGCCGGGCAACGTGCGTTGGCTCGGCCATGTCTACACCGCGGACCACAACGCCCTGAACTGCTCGACCCTTGCCGTGCTCAACATCAACCGCGAGAGCATGGCCCTGAACGGCTGGTCGCCGGCCACGCGGGTCTTCGAGGCTGCGGCGGCAGGCGCTTGTGTCATCACGGACGCCTTCACGGGCGTGGGAGACTTCTTCGAGCCGGGCCGCGAGATACTCGTGGCCGGTTCCGGCGAGGAGGTGGCCGAGGTCTTGGCCGACCTCTCGCCGCGCAAGGCGCGGGTCATCGGCCTGGCGGCCCTGGCGCGGGCCATGGATCAGCACACATATGCCCGCCGGGCGCGCGGACTCGATTGGCTGCTGCGTGGCGAGATCACGGACCGGGAGGCCGTCCAATGCGCGTAG
- a CDS encoding CgeB family protein has product MRFVLFYHSLVSCWNHGNAHFLRGLVRSLTGLGHEVRVYEPVDGWSRANMLETDPRAEDDFYRAFSGFTSQEYDPDSLDLDQALDGADVVLVHEWNDPALAGRIGRRRAGGGQFLLFFHDTHHRAVSRPEEMAAFDLSAFDGVLAFGGALREVYVRQGWDGRAYVWHEAADTELFRPRPELRRERDLVFVGNWGDGERSHELREFLYGPLRCQGLSARVYGVRYPEPGLLAVHRSGAQYMGWLANHRVPEIFAAHRMTVHVPRRLYTRQLPGIPTIRVFEALACGIPLLCSLWEDIEGLFRPGQDYLSARCGRDMELKMREVLCDPDLAESLARSGLETVLSRHTCGHRAVELLNICAGLGRESRTARAITATEANA; this is encoded by the coding sequence GTGCGCTTCGTGCTCTTCTATCACTCGCTGGTTTCCTGCTGGAACCACGGCAATGCCCACTTCCTGCGTGGTCTTGTGCGCTCCTTGACCGGCCTGGGCCATGAGGTCCGGGTGTACGAGCCGGTCGACGGCTGGAGCCGCGCGAACATGCTCGAAACGGACCCCCGTGCGGAGGACGATTTTTACCGTGCCTTTTCCGGCTTCACTTCCCAGGAGTACGACCCGGACTCACTGGATCTGGATCAAGCCTTGGATGGCGCGGATGTGGTGCTGGTCCACGAGTGGAACGACCCGGCATTGGCCGGCCGCATCGGCCGCAGGCGCGCGGGCGGCGGGCAATTCCTGCTCTTCTTCCATGACACGCACCACCGGGCCGTGAGCAGGCCCGAGGAAATGGCCGCCTTCGACCTCTCGGCCTTCGACGGCGTGCTGGCATTCGGCGGGGCCCTGCGCGAGGTCTATGTGCGCCAGGGCTGGGACGGTCGTGCCTACGTATGGCACGAGGCCGCGGACACGGAGCTGTTCCGGCCCAGGCCCGAGCTGCGCCGGGAGCGCGACCTCGTGTTCGTGGGCAACTGGGGCGACGGCGAGCGCAGCCACGAGTTGCGCGAGTTCCTGTACGGACCCTTGCGCTGTCAGGGGTTGTCCGCGCGCGTGTACGGCGTGCGCTACCCCGAGCCGGGCCTGCTGGCCGTGCATCGCTCCGGCGCGCAGTACATGGGCTGGCTGGCCAACCATCGCGTTCCCGAGATATTCGCAGCCCACCGTATGACCGTGCACGTGCCCAGGCGGCTCTACACCCGCCAGCTCCCCGGCATCCCGACCATCCGCGTGTTCGAGGCCCTGGCCTGCGGCATCCCGCTCCTGTGCTCGCTCTGGGAGGACATCGAGGGCCTGTTCCGGCCCGGCCAGGACTACCTGTCAGCCCGTTGCGGCCGGGACATGGAGCTCAAGATGCGCGAGGTGCTCTGTGATCCGGATCTGGCCGAATCCCTGGCCCGCAGCGGGCTGGAGACCGTTCTTTCCCGCCACACCTGCGGCCATCGGGCCGTCGAGCTGCTGAATATCTGCGCAGGGCTGGGCCGGGAGAGCCGGACCGCGCGCGCCATTACCGCCACGGAGGCAAACGCATGA
- a CDS encoding glycosyltransferase family 4 protein, whose amino-acid sequence MTITRKVRRVLMTADAVGGVWDYCLDLVRGLAKLGVRVTLAVMGDLSAERRAEAESIVGLELHHGDFKLEWMDGGTADVGRAGEWLLDLESVVRPDLIHLNNYAHGCLPWKAPCLVVAHSCVLSWWLAVKGRMAPKQWLGYAELVKRGLLGADAVAAPTRHMLRTIHSLYGRSAPAIVIRNGCDPALFSPGRKQPLVLGAGRVWDEAKNVTSLDKAASNLAWPVRIAGEWRHPCGTSCKPANAEYLGFLPRAALAGHMAKASIYCLPARYEPFGLTVLEAAMSGCALVLGDIGSLRELWNGAALFVDPDEPRELRNALTLLMIRKGLRTRLAREARARALAMSVERMALRYAAVYNLMVGDGLGVIDLEHASSSEIEPDDQGPDDSGQGPLALAQGA is encoded by the coding sequence ATGACCATAACGAGGAAAGTGCGGCGGGTGCTCATGACCGCCGATGCCGTGGGCGGGGTCTGGGATTACTGCCTGGACCTGGTGCGGGGCCTGGCGAAGCTCGGCGTGCGCGTGACCCTGGCGGTCATGGGCGACCTGTCCGCCGAGCGGCGCGCCGAGGCCGAGTCCATTGTCGGCCTTGAGCTGCACCACGGCGACTTCAAGCTGGAGTGGATGGACGGCGGCACGGCGGACGTGGGTCGAGCCGGGGAATGGCTGCTGGACCTGGAGTCCGTGGTCAGGCCGGACCTGATCCATCTGAACAATTACGCCCACGGCTGCCTGCCCTGGAAAGCGCCTTGCCTCGTCGTGGCCCATTCGTGCGTGCTGTCCTGGTGGCTGGCGGTCAAGGGGCGCATGGCCCCGAAACAGTGGTTGGGCTACGCCGAATTGGTCAAGCGTGGCCTGCTGGGAGCCGACGCGGTGGCCGCGCCGACGCGTCACATGCTGCGCACGATACACAGCCTGTACGGCCGCTCGGCTCCGGCCATCGTCATCCGCAACGGCTGCGACCCCGCCTTGTTCTCGCCCGGCCGCAAGCAGCCGCTGGTGCTCGGGGCCGGGCGCGTGTGGGACGAGGCCAAGAACGTAACCAGCCTGGACAAGGCCGCCAGCAACCTGGCCTGGCCCGTGAGAATCGCCGGAGAGTGGCGCCACCCTTGCGGCACATCCTGCAAGCCCGCCAACGCCGAGTACCTGGGCTTTTTGCCGCGCGCGGCCTTGGCCGGACACATGGCCAAGGCCTCCATCTACTGCCTGCCCGCACGCTACGAGCCATTCGGCCTGACGGTGCTCGAAGCGGCCATGAGCGGCTGCGCCCTTGTGCTGGGCGACATCGGCAGCCTGCGCGAGCTGTGGAACGGCGCGGCGCTGTTCGTGGACCCCGACGAGCCCAGGGAGCTGCGCAATGCCCTGACCCTGCTCATGATCCGCAAGGGTTTGCGCACGCGGCTGGCCCGCGAGGCCCGCGCAAGGGCCCTGGCCATGAGCGTGGAGCGCATGGCCCTGCGTTACGCCGCGGTTTACAACCTCATGGTAGGCGACGGCCTAGGGGTCATCGACTTGGAGCACGCCTCCTCCAGCGAAATCGAACCCGATGACCAGGGCCCCGACGACTCGGGACAAGGGCCGCTGGCCTTGGCCCAGGGAGCCTAG
- a CDS encoding TIGR04295 family B12-binding domain-containing radical SAM protein codes for MRFALVNPNWCFAGSVYFGCREPHLPLELGYAARALEDAGHEAVIIDAHLFNLSLGDLRARLEDFAPDFTVLVTAPTYLFWRCAQPELTVPELTAAAIIEAAGVLVAVGPHPSTSPGSVLAKLRADAVLRGEFEQALPLLADKDWREIPGLVFNWRGRLHGKDGRVQTAKVEALPALSWPDEWISRHVHHHHRFDAPPKGPGAEVEASRGCPFGCVFCAREYFRGVYRKRPMATVLAEIDGLLSRGVEYVYFIDELFLADRPLLSELAARGLKFGIQTRIDIWKPRDLELLGRAGCVSVEAGLECLTPDVRALLGKRSAMSTEQMVERLVMAKSNIPFVQANLVDVGCESPDFVAEWRDRLHSRGIWANDPVPIFPYPGSNIYRRKWGEPDDLAWERALQDYHAGVTRLSELQDAWSMPAAVGS; via the coding sequence ATGAGATTCGCGCTCGTCAATCCAAACTGGTGCTTCGCCGGCAGCGTCTATTTCGGCTGCCGCGAGCCGCATCTGCCGCTGGAGCTGGGCTACGCCGCGCGGGCCCTGGAGGACGCCGGCCATGAGGCCGTGATCATCGACGCGCACCTGTTCAATCTGTCACTGGGCGATTTGCGCGCCCGGCTGGAGGACTTCGCGCCGGACTTCACGGTGCTGGTCACTGCCCCGACCTACCTGTTCTGGCGCTGCGCCCAGCCCGAGCTGACCGTGCCCGAACTGACGGCCGCGGCCATCATCGAGGCGGCCGGCGTGCTCGTGGCCGTGGGCCCGCACCCGTCCACCAGCCCCGGTTCGGTTCTGGCCAAGCTGCGGGCCGACGCCGTGCTGCGCGGCGAGTTCGAGCAGGCCCTGCCACTTTTGGCGGACAAGGACTGGCGCGAGATTCCCGGCCTGGTCTTCAACTGGCGCGGACGCCTGCACGGCAAGGACGGCCGGGTGCAGACCGCGAAGGTGGAGGCGTTGCCGGCCTTGAGCTGGCCAGACGAGTGGATCTCGCGCCATGTTCACCATCACCACCGCTTCGATGCGCCGCCCAAGGGTCCCGGCGCGGAGGTGGAGGCTTCGCGCGGCTGCCCGTTCGGCTGTGTGTTCTGCGCCCGCGAATACTTCCGCGGCGTGTACCGCAAGCGGCCCATGGCCACGGTGCTGGCCGAGATCGACGGCCTGCTGTCGCGGGGCGTGGAGTACGTCTACTTCATCGACGAGCTGTTCCTGGCCGACCGGCCATTGCTCAGCGAACTGGCCGCTCGTGGACTCAAATTCGGCATCCAGACGCGCATCGACATATGGAAGCCGCGCGATCTGGAACTGCTGGGCAGGGCCGGCTGCGTGTCCGTGGAGGCCGGCCTGGAGTGCCTGACCCCGGATGTGCGCGCCCTGCTCGGCAAGCGCAGCGCCATGAGCACCGAGCAGATGGTCGAGCGGCTGGTCATGGCCAAGAGCAATATTCCCTTCGTGCAGGCAAACCTGGTGGACGTGGGCTGCGAGAGTCCGGACTTCGTGGCCGAGTGGCGGGACAGGCTGCACAGTCGCGGCATATGGGCCAATGATCCCGTGCCCATTTTTCCTTATCCCGGCTCGAATATCTACCGGCGCAAATGGGGCGAGCCCGACGACCTGGCTTGGGAGCGGGCCCTGCAGGACTACCATGCGGGCGTAACGCGCCTGAGCGAGCTGCAGGACGCCTGGAGCATGCCCGCGGCAGTGGGGAGCTAG